TTCACGAGGGCGTTGCGAGCCCCGGGAGCGCTCGACACAAAGGCGTTGCGCCAGTACGTCGAGCAGACGACCGTTGCCGAACAGGCAACACCGTAAGAAGGCGTCGCACGGAACCTCCGTGCGGCTCTGGTACCCCGCGAGTTGGAAGTAGGTCGAGATTGCGATGAGCACTCGATGAGCACGCGATGAGTACGCCCATGAAGTAGCGACGGTCCGGACACACCCGGACCTAAAAGGAGCGAAGTGGCTAAGGTCCGGGTATACGAACTCGCCAAGGAGTTCGGGGTGGAGAGCAAGGCCGTCATGGCCAAGCTCCAGGAACTCGGTGAATTCGTCCGTTCGGCGTCTTCGACCATCGAAGCGCCCGTTGTCCGCAAACTGACAGACGCCTTCCAGGGCGGCGGCAAGCCCGCCCCGCGCAAGGCAGCCCCCAGGCCCGGCGCGCCTTCCCCGGCGCAGTCGGCCCGTCCGGGCCCGGCCGCACCGCGGCCGGCCGCCCCCAAGCCTCCCGCGGCGCAGACGCCCGCGGCTCCGGCGGCCCCCGCCGCCCCGTCGGCTCCGGCCGCCCCGTCGGCCCCCGCGCCGGCGGCTTCCGGCCCGCGTCCGGGTCCCAAGCCCGCGCCGCGTCCCGCGCCGGCCGCCCCGGAGTTCACCGCTCCGCCGGCCGCTCCGGCTGCTCCGGCCGCCTCGGCCGCTCCGGCCCAGTCGTCCGGCCCGAGGCCGGCCTCCCAGGGTCCGCGCCCCGGCGCGCCCCGTCCCGGTGGCCGTCCCGCGCCCGGTCAGGGCCAGGAGCGCGGTGACCGTGGTGACCGCGGTGACCGCGGTCAGGGTCGTCCGGCCGCCGCGCAGGGCCAGCGCCCCGGTGGCGCCGGTGCCCCGCGTCCGGGCGGTGCCCGTCCGTCGGGTCCGCGTCCGGGCAACAACCCCTTCACGTCCGGCGGCAACGCCGGTATGGCGCGCCCGCAGGCGCCCCGTCCGCAGGGCGCCCCGCGCCCCGGCGGCCCCGGTGGCGCTCCCGGTGCAGGTCCCCGTCCGCAGGGCCCCGGTGGCCAGGGCGGCGGTCCTCGTCCGCAGTCTCCGGGCGGTGCCCGTCCGTCTCCGGGCGGCATGCCCCGCCCGCAGGGCGCAGGCCCCGGCGGTCCGCGTCCCGGCGGCGGTCCGCGTCCCAACCCCGGCATGATGCCGCAGCGTCCCGCTGCCGGCCCGCGTCCCGGCGGCGGCCCCGGCGGCCGCGGTCCGGGCGGTGGCGGCGGTGCGGGTCGTCCCGGCGGCGGCGGTCGTCCCGGTGGCGGCGGCTTCGCAGGTCGTCCGGCCGGTCCCGGTGGCGGCGCCCGTCCCGGTGGCGGCGGCGGTTTCGCCGGTCGTCCCGGTGGCGGTGGCCCCGGCGGCGGTGGCGGCGGCTTCGGTGGCGGCGGTGGCCGTCCCGGATTCGGCGGTCGTCCCGGCGGTCCCGGTGGCCGTGGTGGCACGCAGGGCGCCTTCGGTCGTCCCGGCGGTCCCGCGCGTCGCGGGCGCAAGTCGAAGCGTCAGAGGCGCCAGGAGTACGAGGCCATGCAGGCCCCGTCGGTCGGCGGCGTCATGCTGCCTCGCGGCAACGGACAGTCCGTCCGTCTGTCGCGCGGTGCCTCGCTCACCGACTTCGCGGAGAAGATCGGCGCCAACCCCGCGTCGCTCGTCGGCGTGATGATGAACCTCGGCGAGATGGTCACTGCCACGCAGTCCGTCTCCGACGAGACGCTGAAGCTCCTCGCGGACGAGATGAACTTCGTCCTCGAGATCGTCAGCCCCGAGGAGGAGGACCGCGAGCTGCTCGAGTCCTTCGACATCGAGTTCGGCGAGGACGAGGGTGGCGAGGAGTTCCTCGTCGCGCGTCCGCCGGTCGTGACCGTCATGGGTCACGTCGACCACGGTAAGACCCGACTGCTCGACACCATCCGCAAGACGAACGTCATCGCGGGCGAGGCCGGCGGTATCACGCAGCACATCGGTGCGTACCAGGTCGCCACCGAGGTCAACGGTGAAGAGCGCAGGATCACCTTCATCGACACCCCGGGTCACGAGGCGTTCACCGCCATGCGTGCCCGTGGTGCCAAGTCGACCGACATCGCGATCCTCGTGGTGGCGGCCAACGACGGTGTGATGCCCCAGACGATCGAGGCGCTGAACCACGCCAAGGCGGCCGACGTGCCGATCGTGGTCGCGGTCAACAAGATCGACGTCGAGGGCGCGGACCCGACCAAGGTGCGCGGTCAGCTCACCGAGTTCGGTCTGGTGGCCGAGGAGTACGGCGGCGACACGATGTTCGTCGACATCTCCGCCAAGCAGGGCCTCAACATCGAGAGCCTGCTGGAGGCCGTGGTCCTGACCGCGGACGCCTCGCTCGACCTGCGGGCCAACCCGGAGCAGGACGCGCAGGGCATCGCGATCGAGTCCCACCTCGACCGTGGCCGCGGCGCCGTCGCGACCGTCCTGGTTCAGCGAGGCACCCTGCGGGTCGGCGACACCATGGTGGTCGGCGACGCGTACGGCCGTGTCCGCGCGATGCTCGACGACAAGGGCGAGAACGTGGAAGAGGCGGGTCCCTCGACTCCGGTCCTCGTCCTCGGTCTCACCAACGTCCCGGGCGCCGGCGACAACTTCCTCGTCGTCGACGAGGACCGTACGGCCCGCCAGATCGCCGAGAAGCGTGCCGCTCGTGAGCGGAACGCCAACTTCGCCCGCCGGGGTGTCCGGTTCTCCCTGGAGAACCTGGACGAGGCCCTCAAGGCCGGTCTGGTGCAGGAACTCAACCTCATCATCAAGGGCGACGCGTCCGGTTCGGTGGAGGCTCTCGAGTCCTCGCTGCTCCAGCTCGACGTCGGCGAAGAGGTCGACATCCGCGTCCTGCACCGCGGCGTGGGTGCGGTCACCGAGTCGGACATCGACCTGGCGACCGGCTCCGACGCGATCGTCATCGGCTTCAACGTCCGCGCTGCGGGCCGCGCGGCGCAGATGGCGGAGCGCGAGGGCGTCGACGTCCGGTACTACTCGGTGATCTACCAGGCCATCGAGGAGATCGAGGCGGCCCTGAAGGGCATGCTGAAGCCGGAGTACGAGGAGGTCGAGCTCGGCACGGCGGAGATCCGCGAGGTCTTCAAGTCGTCCAAGCTGGGCAACATCGCCGGTGTCCTGGTCCGCTCGGGCGAGGTCAAGCGCAACACCAAGGCGCGCCTCATCCGCGACGGCAAGGTCATCGCGGAGAGCCTCACCATCTCCGGGCTGCGTCGCTTCAAGGACGACGTCACCGAGATCCGCGAAGGCTTCGAGGGCGGTATCAACCTCGGAAACTTCAACGACATCAAGATCGACGACGTCATCGCGACGTACGAGATGCGGGAGAAGCCGCGGGTGTAAGCACCCATGGTTCGTACCGGCCGGCGGGGGATCGTTCCCCGCCGGCCGGTACGGCGTCCGGCGGACGCATGAGCGAGGTAAAACCCCGTCGAGCCAACGCCAGGATCGTTGTACCGTTCTTGATGTCCCTGTCCCATGGACGGGCAGGGCCATCGATCCCGTACCGGCGGGTGAACCGGTTACACACATGTACGTGGGGACTCTGTCCTTCGACCTGCTCCTCGGCGACGTACGGTCGCTGAAGGAGAAGCGCTCCGTCGTCCGTCCGATCGTCGCCGAGCTCCAGCGCAAGTTCGCGGTGAGCGCGGCCGAGGTGGACGACCAGGACCTCCACCGCAGGACCAAGATCGGTCTCGCCGTGGTCTCCGGTGACGCGGAGCATCTGACCGATGTACTGGACCGGTGCGAACGGCTGGTCGCCGGCCGCCCCGAAGTGGAGCTGCTGTCGGTCAGACGCCGCTTCCACGGCGAAGACGACTGACCGACCACAGAACGCAAGACGAAGACAGAACGGGAGACGGACCAGTGGCCGACAACGCGCGCGCCAAGAGGCTGGCGGACCTCATCCAGCAGGTGGTGGCGCAGAAGCTTCAGCGCGGGATCAAGGACCCGCGTCTCGGCTCCCACGTCACCATCACGGACACCCGGGTGACGGGTGACCTCAGGGAGGCGACGGTCTTCTACACGGTGTACGGGGACGACGAGGAGCGGGCGGCCGCGGCCGCCGGGCTGGAGAGCGCCAAGGGCGTCCTGCGCTCCGAGGTGGGCCGCGCGGCGGGCGTGAAGTTCACGCCGACGCTGGCCTTCGTCGCCGACGCCCTGCCGGACAACGCCCGCACCATCGACGACCTCCTCGACAAGGCGCGTGCCGCCGACGAGAAGGTCCGAGAGGTGTCCGCGGGCGCCGGGTACGCCGGCGATGCCGACCCGTACAAGAAGCCCGGTGACGAGGACGAGACGGACGACTCCGCCTGATGAACGTCAAGCAGACCCCGCCCGACGGCCTTGTCATCGTCGACAAGCCGTCGGGCTTCACTTCGCACGACGTCGTGGCCAAGATGCGGGGGATCGCCAAGACCCGCCGCGTCGGCCACGCCGGCACGCTCGACCCGATGGCGACGGGCGTCCTCGTCCTCGGCATCGAGAGGGCGACAAAACTCCTCGGGCACCTGGCGCTCACCGAGAAGGAGTACCTGGGCACGATCCGGCTGGGCCAGACGACCCTGACGGACGACGCGGAGGGCGAGATCACGGGGTCCACGGACGCCTCGAAGGTCACCCGGGACGCGATCGACGCGGGCATCGCCAAGCTGAGCGGCGCCATCATGCAGGTGCCGTCCAAGGTCAGCGCCATCAAGATCAACGGAGTCCGCTCCTACAAGCGGGCCCGCGACGGCGAGGAGTTCGAGATCCCGGCCCGCCCGGTCACCGTCTCCTCCTTCTCCGTGTACGACGTGCGTGACGCGGTCGCCGAGGACGGCACCCCGGTCCTGGACCTG
The sequence above is a segment of the Streptomyces asoensis genome. Coding sequences within it:
- the infB gene encoding translation initiation factor IF-2 — encoded protein: MAKVRVYELAKEFGVESKAVMAKLQELGEFVRSASSTIEAPVVRKLTDAFQGGGKPAPRKAAPRPGAPSPAQSARPGPAAPRPAAPKPPAAQTPAAPAAPAAPSAPAAPSAPAPAASGPRPGPKPAPRPAPAAPEFTAPPAAPAAPAASAAPAQSSGPRPASQGPRPGAPRPGGRPAPGQGQERGDRGDRGDRGQGRPAAAQGQRPGGAGAPRPGGARPSGPRPGNNPFTSGGNAGMARPQAPRPQGAPRPGGPGGAPGAGPRPQGPGGQGGGPRPQSPGGARPSPGGMPRPQGAGPGGPRPGGGPRPNPGMMPQRPAAGPRPGGGPGGRGPGGGGGAGRPGGGGRPGGGGFAGRPAGPGGGARPGGGGGFAGRPGGGGPGGGGGGFGGGGGRPGFGGRPGGPGGRGGTQGAFGRPGGPARRGRKSKRQRRQEYEAMQAPSVGGVMLPRGNGQSVRLSRGASLTDFAEKIGANPASLVGVMMNLGEMVTATQSVSDETLKLLADEMNFVLEIVSPEEEDRELLESFDIEFGEDEGGEEFLVARPPVVTVMGHVDHGKTRLLDTIRKTNVIAGEAGGITQHIGAYQVATEVNGEERRITFIDTPGHEAFTAMRARGAKSTDIAILVVAANDGVMPQTIEALNHAKAADVPIVVAVNKIDVEGADPTKVRGQLTEFGLVAEEYGGDTMFVDISAKQGLNIESLLEAVVLTADASLDLRANPEQDAQGIAIESHLDRGRGAVATVLVQRGTLRVGDTMVVGDAYGRVRAMLDDKGENVEEAGPSTPVLVLGLTNVPGAGDNFLVVDEDRTARQIAEKRAARERNANFARRGVRFSLENLDEALKAGLVQELNLIIKGDASGSVEALESSLLQLDVGEEVDIRVLHRGVGAVTESDIDLATGSDAIVIGFNVRAAGRAAQMAEREGVDVRYYSVIYQAIEEIEAALKGMLKPEYEEVELGTAEIREVFKSSKLGNIAGVLVRSGEVKRNTKARLIRDGKVIAESLTISGLRRFKDDVTEIREGFEGGINLGNFNDIKIDDVIATYEMREKPRV
- a CDS encoding DUF503 domain-containing protein → MYVGTLSFDLLLGDVRSLKEKRSVVRPIVAELQRKFAVSAAEVDDQDLHRRTKIGLAVVSGDAEHLTDVLDRCERLVAGRPEVELLSVRRRFHGEDD
- the rbfA gene encoding 30S ribosome-binding factor RbfA, yielding MADNARAKRLADLIQQVVAQKLQRGIKDPRLGSHVTITDTRVTGDLREATVFYTVYGDDEERAAAAAGLESAKGVLRSEVGRAAGVKFTPTLAFVADALPDNARTIDDLLDKARAADEKVREVSAGAGYAGDADPYKKPGDEDETDDSA
- the truB gene encoding tRNA pseudouridine(55) synthase TruB — encoded protein: MNVKQTPPDGLVIVDKPSGFTSHDVVAKMRGIAKTRRVGHAGTLDPMATGVLVLGIERATKLLGHLALTEKEYLGTIRLGQTTLTDDAEGEITGSTDASKVTRDAIDAGIAKLSGAIMQVPSKVSAIKINGVRSYKRARDGEEFEIPARPVTVSSFSVYDVRDAVAEDGTPVLDLVVSVVCSSGTYIRALARDLGADVGVGGHLTALRRTRVGPYKLDSAKTLDQLQQELSVMPIAEAATAAFPRWNVDAKRAQLLTNGVRLEMPDAYVGAGAVAVFDPEGRFLALVEEQKGKAKSLAVFG